Below is a genomic region from Paraburkholderia phenazinium.
TCCTGGTTCGCCGAGGTAGGCAGCGAATCGACCGAGGCCGGATGCGCAAGCGTCTTGTTCTCAGAAGCGAGCGCGGCGGCCGTGACGTGGGCGATCATGAAGCCGGAGTTCACACCGCCATCGCGGACGAGGAACGGCGGCAGACCGGAGAGCGTCGAATCGATCAGCAGTGCGATGCGACGTTCGGCAAGCGCACCGATTTCGGCTGCGGCCAACGCCAGATTGTCGGCCGCAAAGGCGACCGGCTCCGCGTGGAAATTGCCGCCCGAGAGCACTTCGCCCGTGTCCGGGAAAATCAGCGGATTGTCCGAGACAGCGTTCGCTTCGATCAGCAGCACGTCCGCAGCGTGGCGCATCTGGTCCAGACACGCGCCCATTACCTGCGGCTGGCAGCGCAAACTGTACGGATCCTGTACCTTGCCGCAATCGCGGTGCGACAGATTGATGCCCGAGCCTTCGAGGAGCGAACGGTAAGCCGCCGCGGCGTCGATCTGCCCCTGGTGGCCGCGCAGCTCGTGAATGCGATGGTCGAACGGCGCCACCGAACCGGCCGCCGCGTCCACCGACAACGCGCCCGCCACCAGCGCGGTGCGGTACAGGTCTTCGATCGCGAACATGTTGTAGAGCGCGAGCGCGGTCGATGCCTGGGTGCCGTTCAACAGCGCCAGACCTTCCTTCGCCTGCAGCGTGAGCGGCTTGAGGCCGGCGAGGCGCAAGCCTTCGGTTGCGGCCATGCGCTCGCCCTTGGCGAGCACGTCGCCGACGCCCAGCAGCGCTGCCGACATATGCGCGAGCGGCGCGAGATCGCCCGAGGCGCCAACCGAACCCTTGACGGGAATCACCGGCAGCACGTCGGCATTGAACAGCGTGATCAGCGCGTCCATCACTTCGCGGCGGATGCCAGAATGACCGCGGCCGAGGCTCGACAGCTTGAGCGCCATCAACAGACGCACGACCGGACGCGACATCGGCTCGCCCACGCCAACCGCGTGCGAGAGCACCAGATTGCGTTGCAACAGTTCGAGCTGGTCGTGCGGGATATGGGTGCTGGCGAGGCGGCCAAAACCGGTGTTGATGCCGTAAGCGGGCTCACCCTTCGCGGCGATATCGGCCACGGCCTGGGCGCAGGCGTCGATCGCAGCGAAGCTGGCGGGATCGAGCTGCAGCGTGACCTGTTCGCGG
It encodes:
- the hutH gene encoding histidine ammonia-lyase, coding for MMILKPGHLTLQQLRQIAREQVTLQLDPASFAAIDACAQAVADIAAKGEPAYGINTGFGRLASTHIPHDQLELLQRNLVLSHAVGVGEPMSRPVVRLLMALKLSSLGRGHSGIRREVMDALITLFNADVLPVIPVKGSVGASGDLAPLAHMSAALLGVGDVLAKGERMAATEGLRLAGLKPLTLQAKEGLALLNGTQASTALALYNMFAIEDLYRTALVAGALSVDAAAGSVAPFDHRIHELRGHQGQIDAAAAYRSLLEGSGINLSHRDCGKVQDPYSLRCQPQVMGACLDQMRHAADVLLIEANAVSDNPLIFPDTGEVLSGGNFHAEPVAFAADNLALAAAEIGALAERRIALLIDSTLSGLPPFLVRDGGVNSGFMIAHVTAAALASENKTLAHPASVDSLPTSANQEDHVSMATFAARKLGDIAENTANILSIELLAAAQGVDLRAPHKTSPKLQHVMNTVRHEVAHYELDHYFAPDIEAVTHLVQNGTIAAHSPLTFPSEQ